A genomic stretch from Lathyrus oleraceus cultivar Zhongwan6 chromosome 2, CAAS_Psat_ZW6_1.0, whole genome shotgun sequence includes:
- the LOC127121903 gene encoding flocculation protein FLO11-like: MLNETTSPSSSPSPQSPPYYELSSDTEPSDHQSPALAQLQAHALASQQPSHPEPELEVTSPPPEHQNSTTSEPPQTPYEPQPTHSEPQPTQPPSEPTPQPELSSQTHSDIPPPITSADPTTPTLNLSAPKSPSSPSPTSATEPEIHPSYP; this comes from the coding sequence atgctgaatgaaaccacctcaccatcatcatcaccatctccTCAATCCCCACCTTACTACGAACTCTCCTCTGATACTGAACCATCTGACCATCAATCCCCCGCTCTGGCTCAGCTCCAGGCCCAtgctctggcctctcaacagcCATCACATCCTGAACCTGAACTTGAAGTCACTTCCCCTCCTCCGGAACATCAAAATTCAACCACATCTGAACCACCTCAAACACCCTATGAACCACAACCAACCCACTCTGAACCACAACCAACCCAACCACCATCTGAACCAACCCCACAACCTGAACTATCCTCACAAACTCACTCTGACATACCACCACCCATCACTTCCGCTGACCCAACAACTCCCACACTTAATCTAAGTGCCCCTAAATCACCCTCCTCACCCTCCCCAACCTCTGCCACTGAACCAGAAATCCACCCTTCCTACCCTTGA